The stretch of DNA TGACGCCGGTAGAGTTCGCCCCAGATAACATCTTCATCCGGGGTGTAGTCGTACAAACCATCCGGGCCGGGCAGTTTGGCGGTATAGCTGCTTTCCTTGGTCATGTGCTGATCCTCCCGAGCAGGGCACTTTTCCTGCCATTATGATCCGAGTTTGGAGGATTTTCTTTTCTTTCATGCTGGCTGTCGCCATAATGGTGGCAAATATTCCCGAAAGCGACGCCAAAAATGAAAGAACCTGGGAATTTTCGCCGTAAGCTTCTGCAGCTCGTCCAGGCCGACGGCAGCCTGTCGCTGGCCGACCTGGCGGAAAAGGCCGGCATGTCGCAGAGTTCGGCATGGCGGAAGATCCAGGAGCTTGAAGCCGACGGCGTCATCCGCAAGCGGGTGACGCTGCTCGATCCTGGAAAACTCGATCTCAAGCTCTGTGTGATCGCGCATGTGACGCTGGAGGATCACCACGAAGAGGCGGTCGCATCTTTCGCTTCGATGGTGCTGGAGCGGCCGGAGATCATGGAATGCTACGCCCTGTCGGGCGCCTTCGACTACATGCTGAAGATAAGGGCAAGCGACGTGGAAAGCTACGAAGCCTTCATGACCCGCTATCTCATGCGCAACCCGCATGTGCGCACGGTGGTCTCGAGCTTTGTGCTGCGCGAGCTGAAATTCTCGACCGAATTGCCGCTCTAGATATGACTGCGCAGGGCGATGCTGTCGACATCATCGCGTGCTGTCGCCATGTCAATGGCCCGGCATCAGCACCGGAAAGCCTTCGAATGTCTTCAGCGTGTCGAGGACGATCGACGTCTTCACGTGCTGCACCGACTCGTGGGGCAACAGCACGTCGTTGACGAATTTCGAGAGGTCGGCGAGGCCGCGGGTCGCGACCGTCAGGTGATAGTCCATTTCACCGGTCAGCGCATAGGCTTCGAGAACTTCAGGCAACCCGTTGATCAATTGCGAAAACCGGCGGGCATTGTCTCTGTTGTGGGTCGCAAGTGTCACGGAAATGACCACCAGCATATCGAGACCAAGCTTCTGCCGATCGAGGTAGGCGCGGTAGCTGCGGATATATCCTTCAGCCTCCAGTCTTGTGCGCCGGCGCGAACATTGCGACGGTGAAAGCGCGATCCGCTCGCCCAACTCGTTGTTCGTCAGCCTGCCATCCTTTTGCAGTTCCTGGAGCAGGCGCAGGTCCAATTTATCGAGCGGCTCATCCATTGCACAAAATCTCCAAAACGCTCACAGATCGTGCATAATCTCCTCCTGAAGCATAAAGAATGCAAGAACTTTGCACGCGTTTTGGGCCACACTTTGCATATCAAATGCAATTTCCTCTGGAGGAAAGAAAATGGGTCCTTTCCCGCATGACGCGCCGCCCTCGGAAATCACCGCCGACAATCCGGCCGGCACCGACGGCTTCGAATTCGTCGAATTCGCCCATCCCGAGCCCGAAACGCTGCGCGAACTCTTCACACGCATGGGCTATGTTGCGGTCGCCAAACACAAGACGAAAGATATCACCGTCTGGCGACAAGGCGACATCAACTATGTCCTGAACGCCGAACCCGGCAGCCATGCCGCGCGCTTCGTCGCAAATCACGGTCCCTGCGCCCCATCGATGGCCTGGCGCGTCGTCGACGCCCAACACGCGTTCAAGCATGCGGTGTCAAAAGGCGCTGTCCCCTATGAAGGGGACGACAAGATGCTCGATGTTCCGGCGATTGTCGGCATCGGCGGCTCGCTGCTCTATTTCGTCGAGACCTATGGTGCCAAGGGATCGGCCTACGAGGCCGAGTTCGATTGGCTCGGCGAGCGCGACCCGCATCCCCAAGGGATCGGCTTCTATTATCTCGACCATCTGACGCACAACGTCTTTCGCGGCAACATGGACAAGTGGTGGGATTTTTACCGCAACCTGTTCAATTTCAAGCAGATCCACTTCTTCGATATCGATGGGCGCATCACCGGTCTGGTGAGCCGCGCCATCACCTCGCCCTGCGGCAAAATCCGCATTCCGCTGAATGAATCGAAGGACGACACCAGCCAGATCGAGGAATATCTGAAGAAGTACAAGGGCGAGGGCATCCAGCATATCGCCGTTGGAACGGAGGATATTTACGACGCCACCGACAGGCTGGCCGACAACGGCCTGCGTTTCATGCCGGGTCCGCCGGAGACCTATTACGACATGTCCTATGAACGCGTGAACGGCCATAGTGAACCTGTCGAACGCATGAAGAAACACGGTATCCTCATCGATGGCGAAGGTGTGGTGAATGGCGGCATGACGAAAATCCTGCTGCAGATCTTCTCCAAGACCGTCATCGGCCCGATCTTCTTCGAATTCATCCAGCGCAAGGGCGACGAGGGTTTCGGCGAAGGCAATTTCCGGGCTCTCTTTGAGTCGATCGAGGCCGATCAGATCAA from Rhizobium leguminosarum bv. trifolii WSM1325 encodes:
- a CDS encoding transcriptional regulator, AsnC family (PFAM: regulatory protein AsnC/Lrp family~SMART: regulatory protein AsnC/Lrp family~KEGG: rec:RHECIAT_CH0001824 probable transcriptional regulator protein, AsnC family) is translated as MKEPGNFRRKLLQLVQADGSLSLADLAEKAGMSQSSAWRKIQELEADGVIRKRVTLLDPGKLDLKLCVIAHVTLEDHHEEAVASFASMVLERPEIMECYALSGAFDYMLKIRASDVESYEAFMTRYLMRNPHVRTVVSSFVLRELKFSTELPL
- a CDS encoding transcriptional regulator, AsnC family (PFAM: regulatory protein AsnC/Lrp family~SMART: regulatory protein AsnC/Lrp family~KEGG: ret:RHE_CH01744 AsnC family transcriptional regulator) → MDEPLDKLDLRLLQELQKDGRLTNNELGERIALSPSQCSRRRTRLEAEGYIRSYRAYLDRQKLGLDMLVVISVTLATHNRDNARRFSQLINGLPEVLEAYALTGEMDYHLTVATRGLADLSKFVNDVLLPHESVQHVKTSIVLDTLKTFEGFPVLMPGH
- a CDS encoding 4-hydroxyphenylpyruvate dioxygenase (KEGG: ret:RHE_CH01745 4-hydroxyphenylpyruvate dioxygenase protein~TIGRFAM: 4-hydroxyphenylpyruvate dioxygenase~PFAM: Glyoxalase/bleomycin resistance protein/dioxygenase), which encodes MGPFPHDAPPSEITADNPAGTDGFEFVEFAHPEPETLRELFTRMGYVAVAKHKTKDITVWRQGDINYVLNAEPGSHAARFVANHGPCAPSMAWRVVDAQHAFKHAVSKGAVPYEGDDKMLDVPAIVGIGGSLLYFVETYGAKGSAYEAEFDWLGERDPHPQGIGFYYLDHLTHNVFRGNMDKWWDFYRNLFNFKQIHFFDIDGRITGLVSRAITSPCGKIRIPLNESKDDTSQIEEYLKKYKGEGIQHIAVGTEDIYDATDRLADNGLRFMPGPPETYYDMSYERVNGHSEPVERMKKHGILIDGEGVVNGGMTKILLQIFSKTVIGPIFFEFIQRKGDEGFGEGNFRALFESIEADQIKRGVIGTAAE